The sequence ACTGGAAACAACCGTTATTTGAACTGTCTGGTAAAACGCTTGGATTGGTTGGTTATGGTTTAATCGCTCAAAAAGTAGCGGAAATTGCAGTTGTTTTTGGCATGACAGTTATCTACTATAATCATCGTCATAAACAGTCTAAAACACAAGGTGTTAAGCAGGTAACGTTGAGTGAGGTTTATCATGAAGCGGATATCATTAGTTTACATGTGCCACAAATGCCAGAAACAACGCAGATGATTAATAATGAAGCAATCCAACAAATGAAAGAGGATGTCATACTAATTAACACGTCTCGTGGTGGCTTATTAGATGAAGAAGCAGTTGCTGCTGCATTAAATACAGGTAAAATTGCAGCTTTGGGTGCGGATGTAGTCACAAAAGAACCAATATTGGCAACAAACCCCTTATTAACAGCAAAAAATTGTTACTTAACACCGCATATTGCTTGGGCACCCGTTGAGGCAAGAGAACGTTTGTTGGGTATAGCAGTCGATAATGTGAAAAAATTCTTGGAAGGCACACCGCAAAATAACGTTGCTAACTAAAGAGCTACATCATGGGTTGATAGAGTAACAAATTTTATATCATAAATATAGAAAAACAACAGTTCAATCACGTTATGATGTGACGGAGCTGTTGTTTTTATTTGTGTTATGCATAGATAGTATCTTTTGTTGCAAGCCATTGTAAACCGATAAAAGTATGCGCCACAAAATCATCTGCAAGGTGAAATTTTGGCTTATTAGGCTGTTTTTTTAACATGTCATGTTGTGATATTAGTTTATTAAAAGTATTTTCAGCAAGTGCTGGTTTATAAATAACAAAATGTTGAGGTGCAACAACAACATTATAGATACAAATTATTTCTAGTAATTGTTTAATTTCAGCGTCAATCTCTTGATGAAAAGGCTCGTTAATAATATGCGGTAAGTACTTACCCTCACCAGCTAAACCATTTTGGCTCAATAACAACGTTTTACGAGAAAATACGCAAATTCCTGGTCGACTTTGTTCGGGATAATAGACACCTACGACAACATCTTTTAGAGGTAGTTGCTGTTTAAGGCAGTACCCAATTGTTGCGAGATTTGCATCGTTTTCAATATGAATGGGTAAGTCAGTAATGATTGAAAAAGCTTGTTTGAACGACCAGCCGTTAAATTCATCACCCCAACTAGAAACGACGATATCATCAACAATCTTACCAGGGAAAGAGAGGTTGATACTCGTGATGATATTAGAATGTGAGAGCATTTCTGCCACAATATTGCGCAATCCATCTATCGTAATGGGTGAAAAAGCAAAACGGCGATGTTCAAT comes from Brochothrix thermosphacta DSM 20171 = FSL F6-1036 and encodes:
- a CDS encoding D-2-hydroxyacid dehydrogenase — protein: MKMVILDGYGLNPGDISWAPLETLGEISVYDRTPENDTALIIERIGDARIIFTNKVPITQEVMLACPQLEYIGVLATGYNVVDIEAAKEKHIVVTNVPSYGTDAVAQFTFALLLEIASQVGLHNRSVKAGDWQNSPDFTYWKQPLFELSGKTLGLVGYGLIAQKVAEIAVVFGMTVIYYNHRHKQSKTQGVKQVTLSEVYHEADIISLHVPQMPETTQMINNEAIQQMKEDVILINTSRGGLLDEEAVAAALNTGKIAALGADVVTKEPILATNPLLTAKNCYLTPHIAWAPVEARERLLGIAVDNVKKFLEGTPQNNVAN
- a CDS encoding ROK family transcriptional regulator; the encoded protein is MSKNKTPIQNENKIKLQQYLFKHKTATKTQLAEAIDVSTVTVNTLVKELVSEKCFIEGEHVQQKMGRPAALFHFNYDQHHSLDILMLEENKKLQIVANITNLAGLTIEHRRFAFSPITIDGLRNIVAEMLSHSNIITSINLSFPGKIVDDIVVSSWGDEFNGWSFKQAFSIITDLPIHIENDANLATIGYCLKQQLPLKDVVVGVYYPEQSRPGICVFSRKTLLLSQNGLAGEGKYLPHIINEPFHQEIDAEIKQLLEIICIYNVVVAPQHFVIYKPALAENTFNKLISQHDMLKKQPNKPKFHLADDFVAHTFIGLQWLATKDTIYA